In a single window of the Rhizobiaceae bacterium genome:
- a CDS encoding tyrosine recombinase XerC, whose protein sequence is MQEFLISARPDLAEARQSWLKSLASERRLSKQTVEAYERDTRQFLQFLTGHCGGPPGISDVSALRPADLRGFLAARRADGAGARTLGRGLAGVRSLLRYMERKGLANAAGAAALRAPKQPKSLPKPLTVPDARRVVEVGEQLAEEPWIAARNAAVLALLYGSGMRISEALGLTGADITSDAGDVLRITGKGGKTRLVPVLPVTRQAVATYRSLCPYHLAGDAPLFRGAKGGPLNPAIIQREMQKMRSALNLPETATPHALRHSFATHLLGRGGDLRAIQELLGHASLSTTQIYTGVDSARLLDIYESAHPRA, encoded by the coding sequence ATGCAGGAATTTCTGATCTCCGCCCGTCCCGATCTCGCAGAAGCGAGGCAAAGCTGGCTCAAATCGCTCGCCAGCGAACGGCGGCTGTCCAAACAGACCGTCGAAGCCTATGAACGCGACACACGCCAGTTTCTCCAGTTCCTCACCGGCCATTGCGGCGGTCCGCCCGGCATCTCCGATGTAAGCGCGTTGCGACCCGCCGACCTGCGCGGCTTTCTCGCGGCGCGCCGCGCCGACGGGGCGGGCGCGCGCACGCTCGGGCGCGGCCTGGCAGGCGTGCGTTCGCTCTTGCGCTACATGGAGCGCAAGGGTCTTGCCAATGCGGCGGGAGCGGCGGCCCTGCGTGCGCCGAAACAGCCGAAATCGCTGCCGAAACCGCTTACGGTGCCCGATGCACGGCGCGTGGTCGAAGTCGGCGAACAGCTTGCCGAAGAACCATGGATCGCGGCCCGCAACGCGGCGGTGCTCGCCTTGTTGTATGGTTCCGGCATGCGTATTTCCGAGGCGCTCGGCCTGACTGGCGCGGACATCACGTCGGATGCCGGCGACGTGCTTCGGATAACCGGCAAGGGCGGCAAGACGAGGCTGGTGCCGGTGCTGCCGGTGACGCGGCAGGCGGTCGCGACCTATCGCAGCCTCTGTCCTTACCATCTGGCGGGCGACGCGCCCCTTTTTCGCGGCGCCAAGGGGGGGCCGCTCAATCCGGCGATCATCCAACGCGAGATGCAGAAGATGCGTTCGGCGCTGAACCTCCCCGAGACTGCCACGCCGCATGCGCTGCGCCATTCCTTCGCGACACATCTTTTGGGACGCGGCGGCGATTTGCGCGCCATTCAGGAACTGCTGGGGCATGCAAGCCTTTCGACCACCCAGATCTACACCGGCGTGGACTCCGCTCGACTGCTGGATATCTACGAATCAGCGCATCCGCGCGCGTAA